In Elaeis guineensis isolate ETL-2024a chromosome 1, EG11, whole genome shotgun sequence, a genomic segment contains:
- the LOC105038944 gene encoding uncharacterized protein: protein MATVEVQTATTALPDENVEKQPTETKEAPKEEVVTPPAAVEEPEEEAATDAATEEVQAPVEEKADQEVVAEAEPVVEEAAEEKTEEPAQEVTAEVPTEEPVETKAAEEAPVAPAEEEKKEELEEKPVVEEENKEAAGDEKSEE from the coding sequence CTGCATTGCCTGATGAGAACGTAGAGAAGCAACCAACCGAGACCAAGGAAGCACCCAAGGAGGAAGTTGTCACACCCCCGGCAGCAGTCGAGGAGCCGGAGGAGGAGGCAGCGACCGATGCTGCAACCGAAGAAGTTCAGGCTCCTGTGGAGGAGAAGGCTGATCAGGAGGTGGTCGCGGAGGCCGAGCCAGTGGTGGAGGAAGCAGCAGAAGAGAAGACTGAAGAACCTGCCCAAGAGGTGACAGCTGAGGTTCCCACGGAGGAGCCCGTGGAGACCAAGGCCGCCGAGGAGGCACCTGTGGCTCCTGccgaggaggagaagaaggaagaaTTGGAGGAGAAGCCAGTTGTGGAGGAAGAGAACAAGGAAGCTGCAGGCGATGAGAAGAGTGAGGAGTAG